Proteins from a single region of Candidatus Margulisiibacteriota bacterium:
- the glmM gene encoding phosphoglucosamine mutase — MSLKITISGVRGIVGKSLTEEFIRSFIRAYIRYSGCRKIALGTDTRLSRKFVSDIVLDELCAKEVSVVWLGIAPTPTVQVITKELGLDGGIVITASHNPSQWNGLKFVTKDGVFLNEKEATSLIKEYEKNKKTNAGKTAPAGLISSFFEEKESARCLHLEKIIKNVDASLIRSKKITVALDPGNGAGSKITKELLSVLGCQVIAINDDTGKEFQRGPEPVPQNLGALEKLVLLTKADIGFAQDPDADRLSIVSDTGSAIGEEYSLALCAAHLLEKNKGKKGLCVAANLSTSRMLDDIAKKYGAEVIRTKVGEVNVSEKMKENGCLIGGEGNGGVIFPKVGFGRDSLSGIALVLEYMATTGKTLSELAKEIPSYVMIKDKIEMKEDKIADFISLVKKQYPGEKVDETDGSKIEFKKGWVHIRPSNTEPVVRFIAEGKDRIYVEKLIQGIRQLA, encoded by the coding sequence ATGTCGCTTAAGATAACCATTTCCGGAGTAAGGGGCATCGTCGGAAAGTCGCTTACGGAAGAGTTTATCCGGTCTTTTATCCGGGCCTATATCAGATATTCCGGCTGTAGAAAGATAGCTCTTGGGACCGATACCAGGCTGTCAAGAAAGTTCGTTTCGGACATAGTGCTGGATGAGCTCTGCGCCAAAGAAGTGAGCGTGGTCTGGCTTGGGATAGCCCCCACGCCTACCGTACAGGTCATAACAAAAGAACTCGGGCTTGACGGCGGCATTGTTATTACCGCCAGCCATAACCCCAGCCAGTGGAACGGGCTCAAGTTCGTCACCAAAGACGGCGTCTTTTTGAACGAAAAAGAAGCGACCTCGCTTATCAAAGAATACGAAAAGAACAAAAAAACCAATGCAGGTAAAACTGCCCCTGCCGGTTTGATCTCCTCTTTTTTTGAAGAAAAGGAAAGCGCGCGCTGTCTCCACCTGGAAAAGATCATCAAAAACGTTGACGCCTCCCTTATAAGGTCAAAAAAAATCACCGTGGCGCTTGACCCCGGCAACGGAGCGGGATCAAAGATAACAAAAGAACTGCTGTCGGTTTTGGGCTGCCAGGTCATAGCAATAAATGATGACACGGGAAAGGAGTTCCAGAGGGGACCGGAGCCGGTGCCGCAAAACCTGGGGGCTCTGGAAAAGCTGGTCCTTTTGACAAAGGCCGACATCGGATTTGCCCAGGACCCTGATGCCGACAGGCTTTCCATAGTATCGGACACAGGGTCTGCAATAGGCGAAGAGTATTCGCTTGCCCTCTGCGCCGCCCATCTTCTTGAAAAGAACAAGGGGAAAAAAGGCCTCTGTGTTGCGGCCAATCTGTCCACCTCAAGGATGCTGGATGATATTGCAAAAAAATACGGAGCCGAAGTGATAAGGACCAAGGTTGGAGAGGTAAATGTGTCGGAAAAGATGAAAGAAAATGGCTGCCTGATAGGAGGAGAAGGCAACGGAGGAGTGATCTTTCCCAAAGTTGGTTTTGGCAGGGACAGCCTGTCGGGCATTGCCCTGGTGCTTGAATACATGGCCACGACCGGAAAAACCCTTAGCGAACTTGCAAAAGAGATCCCTTCGTATGTGATGATCAAGGACAAGATAGAGATGAAAGAGGATAAGATAGCGGACTTTATCAGTCTTGTAAAAAAACAGTACCCCGGGGAAAAAGTCGATGAAACCGACGGCTCAAAGATAGAGTTCAAAAAGGGCTGGGTGCACATAAGGCCTTCCAACACCGAGCCTGTGGTCAGGTTCATAGCGGAAGGAAAAGACCGGATTTACGTGGAAAAACTGATACAGGGTATCAGACAACTTGCCTAA
- the amrB gene encoding AmmeMemoRadiSam system protein B produces MSNVIYGIIAPHPPIIVPEIGGARIAQASSTRSAMEEVSKKAKSLKPDVLVIITPHGDISATTVHVYSGPVLEGDFSAFGDKKVKLKCKGEPVLGHKTVGEAKASGLYAAEVPESFLDHGVLVPYYFLKQAGLNCTVLPIAVSLASLKELFEVGRALSKAALSSGKKIVVVASSDMSHKLTQDAPGGYSARGKEFDDKLVELVKKDDRDDILSFDPVLAEAAGQDALWSIAILLGALDGSALKSRVLSYEGPFGVGYMVAEYR; encoded by the coding sequence ATGTCAAATGTCATCTATGGGATAATTGCCCCTCATCCGCCTATCATAGTGCCCGAGATAGGGGGGGCTAGGATCGCACAAGCAAGCAGCACCAGGTCTGCCATGGAAGAAGTTTCAAAAAAGGCAAAGAGCCTCAAGCCTGATGTGCTGGTGATTATCACTCCGCACGGAGATATCTCGGCAACTACCGTCCATGTTTATTCAGGTCCTGTTCTTGAAGGCGACTTCTCAGCCTTTGGGGATAAGAAAGTAAAGCTCAAATGCAAAGGAGAGCCTGTTCTTGGGCATAAGACGGTTGGCGAGGCAAAAGCATCGGGACTTTACGCGGCAGAGGTCCCGGAATCTTTTCTGGACCACGGGGTTTTGGTCCCGTATTACTTTCTAAAACAAGCCGGGCTTAACTGTACGGTCCTGCCGATAGCCGTCAGCCTTGCCTCTCTTAAGGAGTTGTTCGAAGTCGGCAGGGCGCTTTCTAAAGCGGCGTTAAGTTCGGGAAAGAAGATAGTTGTAGTTGCATCTTCTGATATGTCGCACAAACTGACACAGGACGCCCCGGGCGGCTACAGCGCAAGGGGAAAAGAATTTGACGATAAATTGGTTGAACTTGTAAAAAAGGATGACAGGGACGACATCCTTAGCTTTGACCCTGTTCTTGCCGAAGCCGCCGGACAGGACGCGCTCTGGTCTATAGCCATCCTGCTGGGGGCCTTGGATGGTTCCGCCCTAAAGAGCAGGGTGCTTTCTTACGAAGGACCTTTTGG